In Thauera sedimentorum, the following are encoded in one genomic region:
- the pmbA gene encoding metalloprotease PmbA: MSAQDFAFSHEQLQEIAADVLKFARKRGASACETDVSEGVGQTVTVRRGEVDTIEYNRDKGIGVTVYVGQQRGHASTSDFSRKALKATVEAAVSIARFTAPDPCAGLADAALLAKDCPDLDLDHPWALSVDQAIALAHRCEEAAFATSDKVSNSEGASVSAQRSHFVSANSLGFMGGYATTRHGLSCSVIAGEGDGMQREYWYDSRRKADELMSAEDVGRRAAERAVARLGAKKIRTCEVPVLFEAPLAVGLIGNFVQAVSGGALYRKSSFLLDSLGKQVFSPIINIAERPHLRGAFGSSPFDSDGVATHDRDVVVDGMLQGYFLSTYTARKLGMQTTGNAGGSHNLRVAAGELDFAGLVKKMERGLVVTELLGHGVNYVTGDYSRGAAGFWVEKGRIKHPVEEITIAGNLRDMFTSIVAVGNDALPRGAKHCGSLLIERMKIAGR; encoded by the coding sequence ATGTCCGCTCAAGATTTCGCCTTCTCCCATGAACAGCTGCAGGAGATTGCCGCCGATGTGCTGAAGTTCGCCCGCAAGCGCGGCGCCTCGGCCTGCGAGACCGACGTCTCGGAAGGTGTCGGGCAGACCGTCACGGTGCGCCGCGGCGAGGTGGACACCATCGAGTACAACCGCGACAAGGGCATCGGCGTCACCGTCTATGTCGGCCAGCAGCGCGGCCACGCGAGCACCTCGGACTTCTCGCGCAAGGCGCTCAAGGCCACCGTGGAGGCGGCGGTGTCGATCGCCCGCTTCACCGCGCCCGACCCCTGCGCCGGCCTGGCCGACGCGGCGCTGCTGGCGAAGGACTGCCCGGACCTCGATCTCGATCACCCCTGGGCGCTCAGCGTGGACCAGGCCATAGCGCTCGCCCACCGCTGCGAGGAGGCCGCCTTCGCCACCAGCGACAAGGTGAGCAACTCCGAGGGCGCCTCGGTGTCGGCGCAGCGCTCGCATTTCGTCTCGGCCAACAGCCTGGGCTTCATGGGCGGCTATGCCACCACCCGTCACGGCCTGTCCTGCTCGGTGATCGCCGGCGAAGGCGACGGCATGCAGCGCGAGTACTGGTACGACAGCCGGCGCAAGGCGGACGAGTTGATGAGCGCCGAGGACGTCGGCCGCCGTGCCGCCGAACGCGCGGTGGCCCGCCTGGGCGCGAAGAAGATCCGCACCTGCGAGGTGCCGGTGCTGTTCGAGGCACCGCTGGCCGTCGGGCTGATCGGCAACTTCGTCCAGGCGGTGAGCGGCGGCGCGCTGTACCGCAAGTCCTCCTTCCTGCTCGACAGCCTGGGCAAGCAGGTCTTCTCGCCGATCATCAACATCGCCGAACGCCCGCACCTGCGCGGCGCCTTCGGCAGCAGCCCCTTCGACAGCGACGGCGTGGCCACCCACGACCGCGATGTGGTGGTGGATGGCATGCTGCAGGGTTATTTCCTGTCCACCTACACGGCCCGCAAGCTCGGCATGCAGACCACCGGCAATGCCGGCGGCTCGCACAACCTGCGGGTGGCGGCGGGCGAACTCGATTTCGCCGGTCTGGTGAAGAAGATGGAGCGCGGCCTGGTGGTCACCGAACTGCTCGGCCACGGGGTGAACTACGTCACCGGCGACTACTCGCGTGGCGCGGCCGGCTTCTGGGTGGAGAAAGGGCGCATCAAGCATCCGGTGGAAGAGATCACCATCGCCGGCAACCTGCGCGACATGTTCACCAGCATCGTCGCGGTGGGCAACGACGCCCTGCCGCGCGGCGCGAAGCATTGCGGCTCGCTGCTGATCGAACGCATGAAGATCGCCGGGCGCTGA
- a CDS encoding class I SAM-dependent rRNA methyltransferase codes for MTTPLSDLLATALAARGPLIEGLLAEQTDAYRLFHGTAEGLPGLTVDRYGPMLLAQTFHRPLDAAQLAELEAFYATALPGLPLIWNDRSAGNSRIANTLHPEQQALAHTPCEFSELGVRYRFQARHAGQDPWLFLDLRAARRRVMQEAGGKSLLNVFAYTCGVGVAAAKAGARHVVNVDFAESSLAVGKDNARLNELPIRVRFIKSDAFAALRQYAGIGQPKVVRGKRMPPFPELAAHRFDIVFLDPPRYARSPFGVVDLVNDYPALFKPALLATEEGGTLVCCNNVAQVERDAWLEQLERSARKAGRPLREVEWIAPEGDFPSVDGKPPLKVALLRV; via the coding sequence ATGACCACCCCGCTATCCGACCTGCTCGCCACGGCACTCGCCGCCCGCGGTCCGCTGATCGAAGGCCTGCTCGCTGAGCAGACCGACGCCTATCGCCTGTTCCACGGCACCGCCGAAGGCCTGCCCGGGCTCACCGTGGACCGCTACGGTCCGATGCTGCTGGCGCAGACCTTCCATCGTCCGCTCGACGCGGCCCAGCTGGCCGAGCTCGAAGCCTTCTACGCCACCGCCCTGCCCGGCCTGCCGCTGATCTGGAACGACCGCAGCGCGGGCAACTCGCGCATCGCCAACACGCTGCACCCCGAGCAGCAGGCGCTGGCCCACACGCCCTGCGAGTTCTCCGAACTGGGGGTGCGCTACCGCTTCCAGGCACGGCACGCGGGACAGGACCCCTGGCTCTTCCTCGACCTGCGCGCCGCCCGCCGGCGGGTAATGCAGGAGGCCGGGGGCAAGTCGCTGCTGAACGTGTTCGCCTACACCTGCGGCGTGGGCGTGGCCGCGGCCAAGGCCGGCGCGCGCCATGTGGTGAACGTCGACTTCGCCGAATCCAGCCTCGCGGTGGGCAAGGACAACGCCCGCCTCAACGAGCTGCCGATCCGGGTGCGCTTCATCAAGTCGGACGCCTTCGCCGCCCTGCGCCAGTACGCCGGCATCGGCCAGCCCAAGGTGGTACGCGGCAAGCGCATGCCGCCCTTCCCCGAGCTCGCCGCGCACCGCTTCGACATCGTCTTCCTCGACCCGCCGCGCTACGCCAGGAGCCCGTTCGGCGTGGTCGACCTGGTCAACGACTACCCCGCGCTGTTCAAGCCGGCGCTGCTCGCCACCGAGGAAGGCGGCACCCTGGTGTGCTGCAACAACGTCGCCCAGGTGGAGCGCGATGCCTGGCTGGAGCAGCTGGAACGCAGCGCCCGCAAGGCCGGGCGGCCGCTGCGCGAGGTGGAGTGGATCGCACCGGAAGGGGATTTCCCCAGCGTGGACGGCAAGCCGCCGCTGAAGGTCGCGCTGCTGCGCGTCTGA
- the yjgA gene encoding ribosome biogenesis factor YjgA, whose product MTHDHHDGDFHEYDGPSKSQRKRDMHALQDLGEQLVALSVERLRKVPMPEELFDAVRDAQRFTAHGARRRQMQYIGKLMRNIDPEPIQAQLDAFNGVSRAETARQHRLEKLRTDLLEDEKVIGTVAETWPQADLQHLRTLRRNALKEREQNKPPRAFRELFRVLRELDEGARAAQAEQQEISGDEE is encoded by the coding sequence ATGACGCACGACCACCACGACGGCGACTTCCACGAGTACGACGGGCCGAGCAAGAGCCAGCGCAAGCGGGACATGCACGCGCTGCAGGACCTGGGCGAACAGCTGGTCGCGCTGTCGGTCGAGCGCCTGCGCAAGGTGCCGATGCCCGAGGAGCTGTTCGACGCGGTACGCGATGCCCAGCGCTTTACCGCGCACGGCGCACGGCGCCGCCAGATGCAGTACATCGGCAAGCTGATGCGCAACATCGACCCGGAACCCATCCAGGCGCAGCTCGACGCCTTCAACGGCGTCTCGCGTGCCGAAACCGCGCGCCAGCACCGGCTGGAGAAGCTGCGCACCGACCTGCTCGAGGACGAGAAGGTGATCGGTACCGTGGCCGAGACCTGGCCGCAGGCCGATCTCCAGCACCTGCGCACGCTGCGCCGCAACGCGCTCAAGGAGCGCGAGCAGAACAAGCCGCCGCGGGCCTTCCGCGAGCTGTTCCGCGTGCTGCGCGAACTGGACGAAGGCGCACGCGCTGCGCAGGCCGAGCAGCAGGAGATTTCCGGGGACGAGGAATGA
- a CDS encoding sulfite oxidase heme-binding subunit YedZ — translation MNLRTPSARQIAATKAFVFLLCLLPAVLLAAGWFGDTLGANPIEALQRGTGEWTLRMLLITLAVTPLRRLTGLHWLLRLRRMLGLFAFAWACAHLANWLWLDLWFDWTPIAEDILERPYVTVGFAAFVLMVPLAATSNAFAIRRLGGRRWQALHRSVYAIAVLGVVHFWWLVKADVLEPLLYALVLAALLGMRGWWRELERRRQLAAGTPGSPQFKGKVIRIVPR, via the coding sequence ATGAACCTGCGCACCCCCTCCGCACGCCAGATCGCCGCCACCAAGGCCTTCGTCTTCCTGCTTTGCCTGCTGCCCGCGGTGCTGCTCGCCGCAGGCTGGTTCGGCGACACGCTGGGCGCCAACCCGATCGAGGCCCTGCAGCGCGGCACCGGCGAATGGACGCTGCGCATGCTGCTGATCACCCTCGCAGTGACCCCGCTGCGCCGGCTCACCGGCCTGCACTGGCTGCTGCGCCTGCGCCGCATGCTGGGGCTGTTCGCCTTTGCCTGGGCCTGCGCCCACCTGGCCAACTGGCTGTGGCTGGACCTGTGGTTCGACTGGACGCCGATCGCCGAGGACATCCTCGAACGCCCCTATGTAACCGTGGGCTTCGCCGCCTTCGTGCTGATGGTGCCGCTGGCCGCCACCTCCAACGCCTTCGCCATCCGCCGCCTCGGCGGGCGGCGCTGGCAGGCGCTGCACCGTTCGGTGTACGCCATCGCCGTTCTCGGCGTGGTGCATTTCTGGTGGCTGGTGAAGGCCGATGTGCTCGAGCCCCTGCTCTATGCGCTGGTGCTGGCGGCCTTGCTGGGCATGCGCGGCTGGTGGCGCGAGCTGGAGCGGCGCCGGCAGCTGGCGGCCGGCACTCCGGGTTCGCCGCAGTTCAAGGGCAAGGTGATCCGCATCGTGCCCCGGTAG
- the msrP gene encoding protein-methionine-sulfoxide reductase catalytic subunit MsrP, protein MLIRRPTDILPSEITPREFFDSRRDFIRRAGLGLAAGAALWHGLLPEARAASALGPLLAGPYGTDEERTPYDAVTSYNNFYEFGTDKEDPAKNASRMALEPWTVRVEGLVNKPRTFEIDTLRKLAPLEERIYRLRCVEAWSMVVPWVGYPLAALLRAVEPQGSAKYVEFVTHYDPQIMLRRPVLDWPYTEGLRLDEALHPLTLLTFGLYGEVLPAQNGAPLRVVVPWKYGFKSAKSLVAIRLTDKQPATAWNKAAPHEYGFYSNVNPEVRHPRWSQATERRIGELRRRRTLMFNGYAEQVAQLYQGMDLKKNF, encoded by the coding sequence ATGCTCATCAGACGCCCCACAGACATCCTGCCTTCCGAGATCACCCCGCGCGAATTCTTCGACAGCCGGCGCGACTTCATCCGCCGCGCCGGCCTGGGCCTGGCCGCCGGGGCGGCGCTGTGGCACGGCCTGTTGCCCGAGGCGCGTGCGGCGAGCGCGCTCGGCCCGCTGCTCGCCGGCCCCTACGGCACCGACGAGGAGCGCACCCCCTACGACGCGGTGACGAGCTACAACAACTTCTACGAATTCGGCACCGACAAGGAAGACCCTGCCAAGAACGCATCGCGCATGGCGCTGGAGCCGTGGACCGTGCGCGTCGAGGGCCTGGTCAACAAGCCGCGGACCTTCGAGATCGATACGTTGCGCAAGCTCGCCCCGCTTGAAGAGCGCATCTATCGCCTGCGCTGCGTGGAGGCCTGGTCCATGGTGGTGCCCTGGGTCGGTTATCCGCTGGCCGCCCTGCTGCGTGCGGTGGAGCCGCAGGGCAGCGCAAAGTATGTGGAGTTCGTCACCCACTACGACCCGCAGATCATGCTGCGCCGGCCGGTGCTGGACTGGCCCTACACCGAGGGTCTGCGCCTGGACGAGGCCCTGCACCCGCTCACCCTGCTCACCTTCGGCCTGTACGGCGAGGTGCTGCCGGCGCAGAATGGCGCGCCGCTGCGCGTGGTGGTGCCGTGGAAATACGGTTTCAAGAGCGCCAAGTCGCTGGTCGCCATCCGGCTCACCGACAAGCAGCCCGCCACCGCCTGGAACAAGGCCGCCCCGCACGAGTACGGCTTCTACTCCAACGTCAATCCCGAGGTCCGCCATCCGCGCTGGAGCCAGGCCACCGAGCGGCGCATCGGCGAACTGCGCCGCCGGCGCACGCTGATGTTCAACGGCTACGCCGAACAGGTGGCCCAGCTCTACCAGGGCATGGACCTCAAGAAGAACTTCTGA
- a CDS encoding metal/formaldehyde-sensitive transcriptional repressor, with product MAHTVKGQKQLLTRVRRIKGQAEALEKALGQQAECSAVLQQIAAIRGAVNGLMAEVLEGHIREHLGRQDATPQERADDVEQVVGALRSYMK from the coding sequence ATGGCGCATACCGTGAAGGGACAGAAGCAGCTCCTGACCCGTGTCCGGCGCATCAAGGGGCAGGCCGAGGCGCTGGAGAAGGCCTTGGGCCAGCAGGCGGAGTGTTCGGCGGTCCTGCAGCAGATCGCGGCGATCCGTGGGGCGGTCAATGGCCTGATGGCCGAGGTGCTGGAAGGACACATCCGCGAGCACCTCGGGAGGCAGGACGCCACACCGCAGGAACGGGCGGACGATGTGGAGCAGGTGGTCGGTGCCTTGCGCTCCTACATGAAGTGA
- a CDS encoding rRNA large subunit pseudouridine synthase E gives MSRLILFNKPYGVLCQFTGEPGRATLKDYIPVPGVYAAGRLDTDSEGLLLLTDDGALQHRIADPRHKLPKTYLVQVEGEPDEAALAALRAGVDLGDFVTRPCEARRVAAPDWLWPRDPPVRFRKTVPTSWLEIVLREGKNRQVRRMTAKVGFPTLRLLRVAIGDWRLAGLAPGQWRAEEVEPPAAGRPRPAGKATTSTTGATAGRGRRPAR, from the coding sequence ATGTCCCGCCTGATCCTGTTCAACAAACCTTATGGCGTGCTGTGCCAGTTCACCGGCGAGCCCGGGCGCGCGACGCTGAAGGACTACATTCCGGTGCCCGGCGTGTATGCGGCGGGGCGGCTGGATACCGACAGCGAGGGCCTGCTGCTGCTCACCGACGACGGCGCCCTGCAGCACCGCATCGCCGACCCGCGCCACAAGCTGCCCAAGACCTACCTGGTGCAGGTGGAGGGCGAGCCCGACGAGGCGGCGCTGGCTGCGCTGCGTGCCGGGGTGGATCTGGGCGATTTCGTCACCCGCCCCTGCGAGGCGCGCCGGGTGGCGGCGCCGGACTGGTTGTGGCCGCGCGATCCGCCGGTGCGCTTTCGCAAGACGGTGCCGACCAGCTGGCTGGAGATCGTGCTGCGCGAGGGCAAGAACCGCCAGGTGCGACGGATGACCGCCAAGGTCGGTTTCCCCACCCTGCGCCTGCTGCGCGTGGCGATCGGCGACTGGCGGCTGGCCGGGCTCGCGCCGGGCCAGTGGCGGGCCGAAGAGGTCGAGCCGCCCGCTGCGGGACGGCCCCGGCCGGCCGGCAAGGCGACTACGAGCACCACAGGCGCCACGGCCGGGCGCGGGCGGCGGCCAGCACGTTAG
- the dmeF gene encoding CDF family Co(II)/Ni(II) efflux transporter DmeF, with protein MNTSATADWKHTHTFDEGNPLAERNTRRAVALTAAMMVVEIIGGYVFNSMALLADGWHMSSHALALGLSLLAYGAARRYAQDRRFAFGTWKIEILGGYTSALFLLGVAALMLYHSVERLVSPVAIHYQQAIAIAAAGLLVNLACAWLLRDGHHHHSHHHDHGHGHGHEHGHGHAHHDLNLRAAYLHVLADAATSLLAIVALFGGMLWGADWLDPVMGIVGAGLVAAWAYGLLRDTGRALLDAEMDAPVVAEIREVVAECGIEAEITDLHVWRVGRGKYACILGVATSADATPSFFRQRLGIHEELVHVTVEVNRLAA; from the coding sequence ATGAACACCTCAGCCACCGCCGACTGGAAACACACCCACACCTTCGACGAAGGCAACCCGCTGGCCGAGCGCAACACCCGCCGCGCGGTGGCGCTGACCGCCGCGATGATGGTGGTCGAGATCATCGGCGGCTATGTGTTCAACTCGATGGCCCTGCTTGCGGACGGCTGGCACATGAGCTCCCATGCGCTGGCGCTGGGCCTGTCGCTGCTGGCCTATGGTGCGGCGCGCCGCTACGCGCAGGACCGGCGCTTTGCCTTCGGCACCTGGAAGATCGAGATCCTCGGCGGCTACACCAGCGCCCTGTTCCTGCTCGGGGTCGCAGCGCTGATGCTCTACCACTCGGTCGAGCGACTGGTGTCGCCGGTCGCCATCCATTACCAGCAGGCGATCGCCATCGCCGCCGCCGGCCTGCTGGTGAACCTGGCCTGCGCCTGGCTGCTTCGCGACGGCCACCATCATCATTCCCACCATCACGACCATGGGCATGGGCATGGGCATGAGCATGGCCACGGGCACGCTCATCACGACCTCAACCTGCGCGCGGCCTATCTTCACGTGCTCGCGGACGCCGCCACCTCATTGCTGGCCATCGTCGCCCTGTTCGGCGGCATGCTGTGGGGTGCCGACTGGCTGGACCCGGTCATGGGCATCGTCGGCGCCGGCCTGGTCGCGGCGTGGGCCTACGGCCTGCTGCGCGACACCGGACGCGCCCTGCTCGACGCGGAGATGGACGCGCCGGTGGTCGCGGAGATCCGCGAGGTGGTGGCGGAATGCGGCATCGAGGCCGAAATCACCGACCTCCATGTCTGGCGGGTCGGCCGCGGAAAATACGCCTGCATCCTCGGCGTGGCGACCAGCGCGGACGCCACGCCTTCATTTTTCAGGCAGCGCCTGGGCATCCACGAGGAACTGGTCCATGTGACCGTAGAGGTGAACCGGCTCGCTGCCTGA
- the aroG gene encoding 3-deoxy-7-phosphoheptulonate synthase AroG, giving the protein MSASVKIHIDDVRIQEIKELVPPAHVLREFPASHKAAEVAYEARQAIHRILYGADDRLLVVIGPCSIHDTDAALEYADRLKKEADRLKDDLLVVMRVYFEKPRTTVGWKGLINDPYLDNSFRINEGVRLARKLLWEINERGLPAGTEFLDMITPQYIADLISWGAIGARTTESQVHRELASGLSCPVGFKNGTDGNVKIAIDAIKAAQSPHHFLSVTKAGHSAIVSTRGNEDCHVILRGGKAPNYDAPSVDAACKELAAAGVPGKVMIDFSHANSSKQHRRQIDVARDVGGQMAAGDERIIGVMVESHLKEGRQDLVPGKELEYGKSITDACIGWEDSIEVLDILAEAARARRVKRAAEME; this is encoded by the coding sequence ATGTCCGCCTCGGTCAAGATCCATATCGACGACGTCCGCATCCAGGAGATCAAGGAGCTCGTGCCGCCGGCGCACGTGCTGCGCGAGTTTCCGGCCAGCCACAAGGCCGCGGAAGTCGCCTACGAGGCGCGCCAGGCGATCCACCGCATCCTCTACGGCGCGGACGACCGCCTGCTGGTGGTGATCGGCCCGTGCTCCATTCATGACACCGACGCGGCGCTGGAATACGCCGACCGCCTGAAGAAGGAAGCCGACCGCCTCAAGGACGACCTGCTGGTGGTGATGCGGGTGTACTTCGAGAAGCCGCGCACCACGGTGGGCTGGAAGGGGCTGATCAACGACCCCTACCTGGACAACAGCTTCCGCATCAACGAAGGCGTGCGCCTGGCGCGCAAGCTGTTGTGGGAGATCAACGAACGCGGCCTGCCGGCGGGCACCGAGTTCCTCGACATGATCACCCCGCAGTACATCGCCGACCTGATCTCCTGGGGGGCGATCGGCGCGCGCACCACCGAGAGCCAGGTGCACCGCGAACTGGCCTCCGGCCTGTCCTGCCCGGTGGGCTTCAAGAACGGCACCGACGGCAACGTGAAGATCGCCATCGATGCGATCAAGGCCGCGCAGTCGCCGCACCACTTCCTGTCGGTCACCAAGGCCGGCCACTCGGCCATCGTGTCGACCCGCGGCAACGAGGACTGCCACGTCATCCTGCGCGGCGGCAAGGCGCCCAACTACGACGCTCCCAGTGTGGACGCGGCGTGCAAGGAACTGGCCGCCGCCGGCGTGCCGGGCAAGGTGATGATCGACTTCTCGCACGCCAACTCCAGCAAGCAGCACCGCCGCCAGATCGATGTGGCGCGTGACGTGGGCGGGCAGATGGCCGCCGGCGACGAGCGCATCATCGGCGTGATGGTCGAATCCCACCTCAAGGAAGGCCGCCAGGACCTGGTGCCGGGCAAGGAGCTGGAATACGGCAAGAGCATCACCGATGCGTGCATCGGCTGGGAAGACAGCATCGAGGTGCTCGACATCCTCGCCGAAGCGGCGCGCGCGCGCCGGGTCAAGCGCGCGGCCGAGATGGAGTGA
- a CDS encoding HD-GYP domain-containing protein, whose product MSASILRPVVLPPTLAGGVAPFDLFDERGNLLLRQGRPLGQHMLAAPAARRLYCRANNAPHAAHQAPLRTLRDIGEALAVLEGLVASGDAPTADTFIDLAAQCHSAWRFDPDACIGHARLARPASPAIGQLILTALFAAEIGHAHGLPHEAVGNLVGAALTMNLGSLALHDRMHARSEAPDESGRDALLGHPLHAAGVLARLGPLPADWLRAVAEHHENIDGSGYPRGLQRSEISLGARILRVADVFAARLLGRRGRSPHYWNLARTGTRSQLVEHVFGDDLRQLDHHLARLLVDRLGRFPPGSMVRLSNGELAIVNRRSGGGAPREALSLLAPGGRIHPQPQRRPLGAQDIRIQGYAHDDQVRRLPEYDWAMLWGYCETPPRGAGTMH is encoded by the coding sequence ATGTCCGCCTCCATCCTGCGCCCCGTTGTCCTGCCGCCGACCCTTGCCGGCGGTGTCGCCCCCTTCGACCTGTTCGACGAACGCGGCAACCTGCTGCTACGCCAGGGCCGACCGCTCGGCCAGCACATGCTGGCCGCCCCTGCGGCGCGGCGCCTGTACTGCCGCGCGAACAACGCGCCCCACGCCGCCCACCAGGCGCCGCTGCGCACGCTGCGCGACATCGGGGAAGCGCTCGCGGTGCTGGAGGGCCTGGTCGCCAGCGGAGACGCGCCGACCGCCGACACCTTCATCGACCTGGCCGCGCAATGCCATTCGGCCTGGCGCTTCGACCCCGACGCCTGCATCGGCCATGCACGCCTCGCCCGCCCGGCCTCGCCGGCGATTGGCCAGCTGATCCTGACCGCCCTGTTCGCCGCCGAGATCGGCCATGCGCACGGCCTGCCGCACGAAGCGGTCGGCAACCTGGTGGGCGCCGCGCTCACCATGAACCTGGGCAGCCTCGCCCTGCACGACCGCATGCACGCACGAAGCGAGGCACCGGACGAAAGCGGGCGCGATGCACTCCTCGGCCACCCCCTGCACGCCGCGGGGGTACTCGCCCGACTCGGCCCCTTGCCGGCCGATTGGCTGCGCGCGGTCGCCGAACATCACGAAAACATCGACGGCAGCGGCTATCCGCGCGGCCTGCAGCGCAGCGAGATTTCCCTGGGTGCGCGCATCCTGCGCGTGGCGGATGTGTTCGCCGCCCGCCTGCTCGGCCGGCGCGGCAGAAGCCCGCATTACTGGAATCTGGCCCGGACCGGCACCCGCAGCCAGCTGGTCGAGCATGTCTTCGGCGACGACCTGCGCCAGCTCGACCACCATCTCGCCCGCCTGCTCGTCGACCGCCTGGGGCGCTTTCCACCCGGCAGCATGGTGCGCCTGTCGAACGGCGAGCTGGCCATCGTCAACCGCCGCAGCGGCGGCGGCGCGCCGCGCGAGGCCCTGTCGCTGCTCGCCCCCGGCGGCCGCATCCACCCCCAGCCGCAGCGCCGCCCGCTCGGCGCGCAGGACATCCGCATCCAGGGTTACGCCCACGACGACCAGGTGCGCCGGCTGCCCGAATACGACTGGGCCATGCTCTGGGGCTACTGCGAAACCCCGCCGCGCGGCGCCGGGACCATGCACTGA
- the mog gene encoding molybdopterin adenylyltransferase — translation MSDTMRIGLLSISDRASDGTYEDQGIPALRDWLGRALRSPWEAVTRLIPDERERIERTLIELADREGCKLILTTGGTGPSPRDVTPEATLAVADKEMPGFGEEMRRISLNFVPTAILSRQVAVIRGQTLIVNLPGQPKSIRETLEGVRAADGSVSHVGIFAAIPYCVDLIGGPYMETDESVIKAFRPKSAIRPRP, via the coding sequence ATGAGCGACACGATGCGCATCGGCCTGCTGTCGATCAGCGATCGCGCCTCCGACGGCACCTACGAGGACCAGGGCATCCCGGCGCTGCGCGACTGGCTGGGCCGGGCGCTGCGCTCGCCCTGGGAAGCGGTGACCCGCCTGATTCCGGACGAACGCGAGCGCATCGAACGCACGCTGATCGAACTGGCCGACCGTGAAGGCTGCAAGCTGATCCTGACCACCGGCGGCACCGGTCCGTCGCCGCGCGACGTCACGCCCGAGGCCACGCTGGCGGTGGCCGACAAGGAGATGCCCGGCTTCGGCGAGGAGATGCGCCGCATCAGCCTGAACTTCGTGCCCACCGCCATCCTGTCGCGCCAGGTCGCGGTGATTCGCGGCCAGACGCTGATCGTGAACCTGCCCGGCCAGCCCAAGTCCATCCGCGAGACCCTGGAAGGCGTGCGCGCGGCCGACGGCAGCGTGAGCCACGTGGGCATCTTCGCCGCGATTCCCTACTGCGTGGACCTGATCGGCGGGCCGTACATGGAAACCGACGAGTCGGTGATCAAGGCCTTCCGGCCGAAGAGCGCGATCCGTCCGCGCCCGTAG
- a CDS encoding DUF192 domain-containing protein has protein sequence MTSAPGLRHAFAALVSTLLLPAALAQQAMPLTELSAGMYRIEAEVAHTPQSRQTGLMNRRMMPAQRGMVFVFPQAARHCMWMKNTFIPLSVAFIDEDGRILNIADMTPHSEQSHCAADAARYALEMNRGWFADKGLGAGARIRGLDRLPAPQ, from the coding sequence ATGACGTCCGCCCCGGGCCTGCGCCACGCCTTCGCCGCACTTGTCTCGACCCTGCTGCTGCCTGCGGCCCTGGCCCAGCAGGCCATGCCGCTGACCGAACTGAGCGCGGGCATGTACCGCATCGAGGCGGAGGTGGCCCACACCCCTCAGTCCCGCCAGACCGGCCTGATGAACCGCCGCATGATGCCGGCGCAGCGCGGCATGGTGTTCGTCTTCCCGCAGGCCGCGCGCCACTGCATGTGGATGAAGAACACCTTCATCCCCCTGTCGGTGGCCTTCATCGACGAGGACGGCCGCATCCTCAACATCGCCGACATGACGCCGCACAGCGAACAGAGCCACTGCGCGGCCGACGCCGCGCGCTACGCCCTGGAGATGAACCGCGGCTGGTTCGCCGACAAGGGCCTGGGCGCAGGGGCAAGGATCCGCGGGCTGGACCGGCTGCCCGCGCCGCAGTGA